The Pristiophorus japonicus isolate sPriJap1 chromosome 8, sPriJap1.hap1, whole genome shotgun sequence genomic sequence TTCTGGTAGCATGCTTGTAGATCTTTTCTGCAATTTTTCTAATGCTGCAATATCCTTTACAGTTCTATATCTCCTGGCTTTTCAATTCTTTTTTTCTCTAGAAACGCACCCCATTACTTTGTTTGCACTCGttacagccttatcaacttgtgtggttacttttagtgatttatgtagctGTATCCCAGATCTTTTTGCTCCTCTACTCCATCTAGTTTCTTACCATTCAAGAAAAAAGTGGCCTCCTTATTTCTTTTACCAAAATGAACCACCCCACAATTTGTtgtattgaatttaatttgccaattatcaTACTACTCTACAAACTTATTTATGCCTTCCTATATTTTGGTACAGTCCTCCAGTTATagccccagcgatgatgaaggaacggtgatatatttctacgtcaggaaggtgtgtgacttgagcagaacttggagctggtggtgttcctatgcattggctgcccttgtccttctaggtggtagatggttTTCATTCTTTTATATAATTGCTAAGTGTGGACCTTGAAATCAATTGGAAGCTATTTTCTATTGCTGTGGAATTGTATCAGTAGATTAGAAATGATGTTTTTCCTTTTCCTTATACATTATTTTTTAAGTGTGATATAAACATTTGTATATATGTGACCCCCTACAGTGTAACCTTGATATATTTGGATGCTACATGGAAAAAGACATTGGTTTTATTGAAAACCTCTTTCTCCTTTACGCCCAAATGCTGAACACAATAGTGCAATTTGCATTGAAATGTTTCACTACATGGAGAAATGTTGCCTATAATATCATCACAATAAATCTGGCACCTGGCTGTTCTGCTTTttctccccttcttcctcctcAGCTGCAGAGAGTTCCCTTTAAGACTCCGTCACTGGATCTGAACCTGGCCAGCCACATGAGTGGTGGAACGGACTGATTTGAAGGTgggagcaaaagcaaaatactgggaatgctggaaatctgaaataaaagcagaaaatgctggaaacactcaacaggtcaggcagcctctttgGAGAAAGAAAtgtagggttaacgtttcaggccagTGATTTTTCATCGATGGAAGGTtattggcctgaaacgttaactctgtttctatctccaagaagagaggtcagaggctgggtattctgcggtgagtgtctcaaaagcctttccaccatctacaaggcacaagtcaggagtgtgatggaatactctccatttgcctggatgaatgcagcaccAAAAACACTCAAAaaactcgacatcatccaggacaaagcagcccacttgattgacactccatccaccaccttatccATTCACTtcttccaccaccagcgcaccatgcactgcagcaactcgtcaaggcttctataaaagcacctcccaaatccgcaatctttaccacctcgaaggacaagggcagcagacacaagggagcaccaccacctccaagttaccctccaagtcacacacaatcctgacttggaactatatcgccgctccttcatagtcgctgggtcaatatcctgggactccctccctaacagcactggggtgtaccttcaccacaaggactgcagtggttcaagcaggcagctcacctccaccttcttaagggcaattagggatgggcaataaatgctggccttgccagtgtgaacaaataaaaataaaagatGCTGCAATAAAATTGCCTGGCATTACACATCGCTTGGGGGTGATGACACACCtatgccggcacagacacaatgggccaaacggACTCTTTGTGCCATacttttctatgattttatgattgtcATGGACTTGTTGAGTGTGAAACAACAGAATGAAAGAAATATAAAATGCTATTTAGTAAAAGTGAGCGTGAAGGGATGAAGGTGAATGAAAAGCAATCACTGAAAACAAAAGTTTGCACAATGTTTGAGGGAACTGTTTCCTGGCAGTGATGAGTGACAATAGTTGTGTGGCAGACTAAACAGGCTAGGTcgcttctctagaaaagagaagactgaggggtgacctgatagagagaggtttttttaaattatgaaggtgTTTAATacggtagacatagagaaaatgatTCTACTTgcagaggagaccaaaactaagggccataaatataagatagtcactaataaatccaataaggaattcaggagaaacctctttacccagagagtggtttcgaatgtggaactcgctaccacaaggagtagtatagatgtatttaagcagAGGTTATATCAGTACTTGGAGCGGCGAGCAGCAGCCATGGACAGCGTGGAgaccactacaaggtacagtgcgagctggtgcaggaaggcgacggctgtgaagagtgacgtcagcaaggtccaggtcggtgattggagcctgggcagatacagcaggagtaacgaggtcggggcgaaggagctgtgagagactgtggagggatgtgatcggggcccagggaaggtgtgagttcggggccgggGCCcaatggcagcacgggccagcccacactgcgatatgtgtgcgcactaggtccgtgcagcagagcaggtctccagttgtcttgggtaatccttgccacgggaccaagacctagctctgtcaagcccgtgtggtggctggtgtgcaacggtcactccacgttaaaaaaatccacgcacaggcatcttccacccttcaggatgtagttcaggttcttcattcgaaacaccggtgaactcatcctttttttttggcgtggaagcatgtcatcctcgtttcgagggactgcttatgatgatgacttgAGGAAGAAAGGATAttgtgataggattagatgaagtaaggtaggaggttgcaaatacatctgagaatcaggtgatatatggaaaggtcagaggagaagtgaaaaagaaaataagaggggcaaagagagtgtatgagaatagaatggcagccaacataaaagtcttctataggtatataaatagtaaaagggtagtaagaagaGGGGTAGGGCCGATTcggaaccaaaaaggagacctatgcatggaggcagagggtatggctgaggtactaaacaattattttgcatctgtcttctccAAGGAAGAAGATGGTGCCATAAACATAGTGAAGGAGGATATAGTGGTGAcatttgataggataaaaattgataaagagatattagaaaggctgactgtacttaaagtaaataaatcacctggagcagatgggatgcatcctaggatgctgagggaattgagggcggaaattgcagaggtactggccataatattccaatcatcCATACatacggggatggtgccagaggagtggagaattgcaaatggtacaccattgttcaaaaaagggtgtaaagataaagcctgaaactacaggccagtcagtttatccTCGGtggtgaggaagcttttagaaacaatgatcagggacaaaattaacagtcacttggataggggtggattaattaaggaaagccagcacaaatttgttaacggcaaatcatgtttaaccaacttgaatgagttttttgatgagggcaatgcagttgacgtggtgtacatggatttccaaaaggcgttcaacaaagtgccacattggaggtaatatattagcatggatagaggattggctaacgaacagaaaacagagagttgggataaatggttcattctctggttggcaatcagtaactagtggggtgccgcagggatcagtgctgggaccccaactatttacaatctatattaacaacttggaggaagggactgagtgtaatgtagccaagtttgttgatgataaaaagatgggaggaaaagcaatgtgtgaggaggacacaaaaaatctgcaaaatgacatagacaggcttagtgagtgggcaaaaaatttggcagatggaatataatgttggaaagtgtgaggtcatacactttggcagaaaaaaatcaaagagcaagttattatttaaatggagaaagattgcaaagtgctgcaggacagcgagacctggaggtacttgtgcatgaaacacaagtgatcaggtacagcaagtgatcaggaaagccaatggaatcttagcctttattgcaaaggggatggagtataaaagcaggaaagtcttgctacagctatacagggtattggtgaggccacacctggaatactgcgtgcagttttggtttccatatttacaaaaagatatacttgctttggaggcagttcagaaaaggttcactaggttgattccagagatgatggggttgacctatgaggaaaggttgagtaggttggacctctactcattggaattcagaagactgagaggtgatcttatcgaaacgtataagattatgagggggcttgacaaggtggatgcagagagaatgtttccactgatgggggagactagaactagggggcataactttagaataaggggccgcccatttaaaaccgagatgagaagaaatttattttctcagagggatgtaaatctgtggacttcgctgcctcagagagctgtggaagttgggacattgaataaatttaagacagaaatagacagtttcttaaccgataagggaataaggggttatggagagcgggcagggaagtggagctgagtccatgatcggatcagccatgatcttattaaatggcggagcaggctcgaggggccgtgtggcctactcctgctcctatttcttatgttcttatgttcttatgttaataggcttgccagcaaatttgaagcccatagaataaaagggacagtggtagcatggataagaaattggctacaggaaacagagagtaatagtgaatggttgtttttcggactggaggaacgtatacagtggtgttccccaagggtcagtactaagaccactgctttttttaatatatattaatgacttggatgtgggtgtacagggcacaatttcaacattttcagATAACACAAAATTTGGAAGGAGAGTAAACAGTGAGAAAAGTGATAGACCTCAAGATAACATAGACAGTCTGGTAGAAtgcgcagatgaaatttaacacagaaaagtgtgaagtgatacattttgatagaaagattgaggagaggaaatataaactacagagcgacctaggggtatatgtacacaaatcgttgaaagtggcatggcaggttgagaaagcggttaaaaaagcttgcgatcctggacttcatgaatagaggtatagagtacaaaaccgtggaaattatgatgaacttgtataaaacactggttcggcttcaactggagtattgtgtccaattctgggaactgcactttagaaaggatgtgacagccttagagagggcgcaggaaatatttacaagaatgattccagggatgagggacttcaatttcgtggagaagctggggttgttctccttagagcaaagaagattgataggagatttgatagaggtgttcaaaatcatgagagatgtagacagagtagatagaaagacaCTGTTAACATTGgcggaggggtcaagaaccagatttaaggtgattggcaaaagaaccaaaggcaacataagaaaaaaacttttttacacaacgagtggttagaatctggaatgcattgcctgaaagggtgggggaaggcagactcaatcactgctttcaaaaaggagttggttaAGTGCCAGAAAGAAAATAAATTGATACGGGGaaaaggctcgacgggccgaatggccttcttccatgctgtaaccattctgtggaatctcataggctgtccctcgaaatgaggataacttgcttccacgccaaaaaaaaagaatgaattcataggtgtttcgaaagaagaacccgaactacatcctgaagggtggaagatgcctgtgcgtggatttttttaacgtgtggtggccgttatacaccaaccaccacacgggcttgacagagcaaggtcttggtccagtggcaagggttaccgaagatgactggagacctgctctgctgcatggacctagtgcccacacatatcgcagtgtgggctggccagtgctgtccctgggccctgaactcacgcctctcctgggccccgatcacgtccctctacaatctctcgccgctccttcgccccgacctcgccgctcctgctgtatctgcccacgctccaatcaccgacctggaccttggtgacgtccctcttcgctgccatcgccctcctgtaccagctcgcgctgtaccttgtagtggcatgcctccatgctgtcCATGGCTGCCGCACCCCCGCTCCTTCTACGGCCCCGACCCaccgctgatggtctcttgcaggttggggccgaaacgctgctcccaggccgccgcaccCCCGCTCCTTCTATGGCCCCTGACccgccgctgatggtctcttgcaggttggggccataaaaagagcggcGAGCAGAGGCCATGGGCAGCATGATAGTTGTGGGGAAGACCAAAGCTGGCAGCCATCAATAAACGATAGccaataataaatccaatagggaattcaggagaaacttctttatccagagagtggtgagaatgtggaatcacagggagtagttgaggggaATTGCATAGATCAGTACTTGAGAAAGGATATAGTAatagggtgagataaagtaaggtgggaggaggctttgaCTATAAACACCCACAGAAACCTGTTGGACCGAGTGGCCTTGTTTCCGTGCAGTAAATAGGATGTGGTCCAAAAAACTCACAGGgcccggatagctcagtcggtagagcatcagacttttaatctgagggtccagggttcaagtccctgttcgggcggtgatttttttttcttgtgttttatttgattttaattaAGTTAAATTGTGTTTTATTGATCCTACGCCGCTGTAAGTTGAAACTGAACGATTTCTGGCGGGCCGCCGGCTGAGCTGAGCTGACAGCGGCCCCCAGGCCCGGCCCAGTGTCTGACAGACCAGCTCCAGAGCTGCACTGAGCGGCCAGCGCCAGCAGGTGCTCCCGGACTGCCTCCTCCGCACTCAGCAGAAGGGTCACCGTGTATCGCAGGCCAAGTAAAGTGGTGCAGCCCAACAACCGGCCAATTGCAGCTCCGCCGCTGTTTGGGCCCGGGACTGCCAGTATCAAACACGGCGACCAGCCTGCACTGGAGCGCTTTGCCAGGATCAATGATGGCCCCTCCCCAAGGCCCCGGATCTGCCGTCACCCGGGCGATGACACGGCGCGGCGGCGGGCCTGAGGCGGGCGGTGACTATGAACAGTGTGGGCACCGAGTGCTTGGAGCTGAAGCGCGGATACGATCTGTGCTTCAACCGTTGGTTCGCCGAGAAGTTCCTGAAGGGCGAACGGAGCGCCGATCCGTGCAGCGAGCTCTTCAAAAAGTACCAGGAGTGCGTGAGGGTGAGGCCGGGTCCCGGGGAGAGCgagcccggggagggtgaggccggGGCCCGGGGAGAGCgagcccggggagggtgaggccggGGCCCGGGGAGAGCgagcccggggagggtgaggccggGACCGGGGAGAGCGAGGCCGGGGCCGGGGAGAGTGAGCCCGGGGCTGGGAACCAGAGCCAGCTGTCCAGCTATCCactgtaggcccctcataattttacgtatctcaatccagtctcccctcagcttcctctgttccagagaaaacaatcctagcctatccaatctttcctcgtggctaaaatccttgtaaatctcctctgtaccctctccagtgctatcACATCCTTCattaaatgtggtgaccagaactgcacgcagtactgaagctgtggtctaactagtgttttatacagttcaagcatgaccaccctgctcttgtaatgcctcggctaataaaaaagaaagactgggatttatacaatgcctttcacgtccaccggtcttttcaaagcactttacagccaatgaagtattttggagcgtagtcgttgtaatgtaggaaacgcggtagccaatttacgcacaagcaagctcccgcaaacagcaacatgataattaccagataatctgtttttttgttagttgattgagaggtaaatattgTTCAAgacatggggataactcccctgctctttgaaatagtgtcatggaatcttttacgtccacttgaaaaaccgaggccccatctgctctaacatctcatccgaaagacggcacctccggcagagcAGCACTCCCccggcagtgcactggagtgtctgcttagatttctttgtgctcaaataaaggcaagtatcccatatgctgccttaatcaccttatctatctgtcctgtcctacagggccttggtgaggcctcacctggaatattgttcagttttggtctcctaatctgaggaaggatgttcttgctattgagggagtgcagcaaaggttcaccagactgattcctgggatggcaggactgacatatgaggagagactggatcgactgggcctgtattcattggagtttagaaggatgagaggggatctcatagaaacatataagattctgacgggactggacaggttagatgcgggaagaatgttcccgatgttggggaagtccagaaccaggggacatagtcttaggataaggggtaggtcatttaggactgagatgaggagaaacttcttcattcaagagttgttaacctatggaattccctgccacagagagttgttgatgccagttcattggatatattcaagagggagttagatatggcccttacggctaaggggatcaaggggtatggagagaaagcaggaaaggggtactgagggaatgatcagccatgatcttattgaatggcggtgcaggctcgaagggccgaatggcctactccacctattttctatgtttctaccttcagggatctgtttcTCTATACTTCTCTGTGTTCTACCATTCATTGTGTATTCCTTTGacttgttatccctccccaaatgctttacctcacacttctcaggattaaattccatttgccactgttctgcccacctgacccaaCTCATTGAtatcttcatcattatcaaccatacggacaatttttgtttcatttgcaaacttcttaatcataccccctacagtcaagtctaaatcattgatatatgccagaaaaaggcaagggacctagtactgagccctgcggaaccccactggagaaGTCCACAGCAACCATCCGGTTTCTGTTTGCTAAATATGAAGTGccgcatctccccatagtgacacatctcacttACCCATGCCCAGAGAGCTCAGATACGGGTTGTCAGAGACAAGACTTAAGTCTGTGTATATGAGATGTGTGTGCATGTGCGcatgtcctctggggtagagaattccaaagaatcaccaccctcttgaatgaagacatttttcctcattagtccgaaatggccgacccctgcagctaccctgtcaagccctgtaaaaatgttgtatgtttcaatgacatcatctctcattcttcgaaactctatagAGTGTATAGATCTAGtttactcagtctggtgaaccttcgttgcactcctatggcaagtatttccttccttaggtaaggagaccataattctatacaatactccaggtgtggtctcaccagggccctatataattacatctttactcttgtactcaaatcctcttgtaataaaggctaccataccaggctaacataccatttgctttcttaattgcttgctgtatctgcatgttaactttcaatgatttgtgtacaaagacatccaggtccctctgaacaccaacatttcccaatctctctccatttaaaaaatactctgcttttctatttttcccatcaaaagtggataacttcacaattccccacattatattccatttgccatgttcttgcccactcactgttgctcagtgtcagctgtggctgagtgggtagcacacttgcctctgagtcagaaggttgtgggttcaagtcccattccaggaacttgaacacataaaaagaaatctaggctgacactccagtgcagtgctgagggagtgctgcactgtcagaggtgttgtcttttggatgagacgtcaaaccgacgccccgcctgccttctcaggtggacatagatGATGATCCCATGGcacagttatccccagtgtcctggccaatatttatccatcaatcaacataacaaaaaaaaagattatctggtcattatcacattgttgtttgtgggagtttgctgtgcgcaagttggctgctgcgtttcccaatttacaacagtgactacactcccaaggtacttaattggctgtaaagcgctttgaaacgtctggtggtcatgaaaggtgctatagatgcaacactttatttttttcttttcacttagcctgtctatatccccttgaagcctctgcatcctcctcacaacttacatttccatctagctttgtaccatcagcaaacttggatatattacatttggtcccttcatccaaatcattgatatagattgtgaatagctgagggccAAGCATTAacccttgcgctaccccactagttacagtctgccaacctgaaaatgacccgtttattcctactctgttttctggctgttaaccaatcctcaatccatgctagtatattaccctgaATCccctgagccctaattttgttcaataacctcttgtgtgacaccttatcgaatgccgtctgaaattccaatacaccacatccactggttcccccttatctattctactagttgcaacctcaaaaaaacttttaacagatttgtcaaacatgatttccctttcataaatccatgttgactctgcccaattctattattattttctaagcgccctgttaccacgtccttaataataaattctcccattttccctactactgatttcaggctaactggtcagtcgttccccgttttctctctccctcctttttaaatatcacggttacatttgctaccttccaatctgcgggaacctttctggaatctatggaattttggaagatgacaaccaatgcatccactatctctatagccatctctttcaaagccctaggatgtaggccatcaagtccaagggatttattggtcatcagtcccattaatttctccagtacttttttttttactaatactaatttctttcagttcctcattctcactagaaccTTGGTTCTTGCGtcgtcttctgtgaagacagatacacagtatttaatttctctgccatttccttgttccccattataatttctcctgtctcagcctgtaaggggcccacatttacttttgccaatcttttcctttttacatacctgtagaagcttttacagtctcttgctagtttactctcattctattttccctttctttatcaatttcttggtctgctgctgaattctaaaatcctcccaatcctcaggcttactgctctttttggcaatattataagcctctttgatctaaaactatctgtaacttctcttgttagccacggttggatcacttttcatgtggggtttttgtgcctttaaagaaatgtacatttgttgtaaactatgtattcattctttaaatgctattcaTTGCTTGTCTACAGTCataacttttaatgtagtttcccaatcttccttagccaactcgcccctcatacctacgtagtttgctttgtgtaGATTTAAGAGctcagttttggatttaactaaatcactttcaaacttaatataaaattctatcagactatggtcactcttcccgaagggcccctttactacattgCACtgttaatgaaccctttctcattgcacaatactagatctaaaatagcctgttccttagttggttcctcaacatactgatctagaaaaccatcttgtatacattccataaaTTCATCCTCCGCACTATTActgtaaatttggtttgcccagtctatatgtagattaaagtcccccatgatcacTTGCATTACCCTTGTTGCAtatacctctaatttcctgatttatactctgccctacattacaaccactgttttgggggtctataaacaactcccaccaatgtttcttgccccttgctgtttctcagctccatccaagctgattctacttgattttcggagctaagatcctttctctctattgtctttagcctatcctttatcagggctactgctcctccttttccattttgcctatcccttctaaaagttaagtatcctggaatatttagttcccaaccttggtcactttgcaaccatgtctccatcatggctattagatcaaacctattaatttcaatctgcactattaattcatcgattttgttgcgaatgcttcgtgcattcagctatagtgcctttagctttgacttttttctatttttcatgggcttctttgtctctaagattgagaccatccgctcGGCTGCCACTGCGTCTTCCCTTCCATACCCTAGCTCACCgggtcaaacttcctctaaggatccccccctgccctagccctgatctcacatctttctccagtttctctccgacctcccctcatgacctttctaagctcatcctgtccatgagacccacttcctgctcccttgaccctattcccaccaaactgctgaccacccaacttccttttctggctctcatgttagccgacattgttaacggttctcctcgggtattgtccccctccccctcaaatctgccgtcatcacccctctcctcaaaaaaccaaccctcgacccctccgtccttgcaaactaccaccccatctccaaactccctttcctccccaaagtccttgtacgtgttgtcgcctcccaaatgcgTGTCCATCTTTGCCgtgctgcaattccatgtttgagacCCTCCAATTTGGTTCCCGCGTCTGCcatagtactgaaacagctctcatcaaaatcacaaatgacatcctttgtgactgtgacaaaggcaaactaacatccttgtccttcttgacttgtctgcagcttttgacactgttgaccactccatctttctCCAAAGCCTCCACtgacgtccagctgggtgggactgcactcgcctggttccattcttaatctatctaatcgtagtcagagaatcacctgcaacggcttctcttcccgctcccgcatcgttccCTCTGgtctcccccaaggatctatccttggcccctcctatttctcatctacatattgccccttggtgacatcatctgaaaacacagcgtcagtttccacatgtacactgatgacacccagctcgacctcactacCGTTTCTTGCGACTTCTCCACGGTCTccgaattgtcagactgcttgtccgacatccagagcAGACATTTTCTCTAATTGAAGCCTGaagacattgttttcggtccccgccccaaactccgttccctagtcactgactccatccct encodes the following:
- the triap1 gene encoding TP53-regulated inhibitor of apoptosis 1; the encoded protein is MNSVGTECLELKRGYDLCFNRWFAEKFLKGERSADPCSELFKKYQECVRKAIQEKEIPIEGLEFMGPKREKPYGSGGSS